The stretch of DNA GGTCTCGGCGGCCTGGTGGTAGAGGGCCAGCCGCTCGGATTGGAAATATGGACCCACTGGACCACCCACCCCGGGGCCCTCGTCCCATTGCAGGCCGAGCCACTTCAAGGTGCTGGTGATCTGACGGGTGGAGTCTTCGATCTTGCGGGACAGGTCCGTGTCTTCGATCCGGAGGACCAGTCGGCCCCCGTTCCTGGCGGCGAAGAGCCAGTTGAAAAGGGCCGTGCGGGCGCCCCCGATGTGCAGATACCCGGTCGGGCTGGGGGCGAAGCGCACCCTGACCGCCCCCGCTGCCCCCGCAAAGGCGGCCCCGCCGATCTTCTCGAGCTCGTCCATTCCTCGTTTCCGCCTTTCCCGATGCGCGCGCGATGAGCCGGGGTGCGGCCGCCGACCACAGTTTGCCTTTCTAAAGATAACCCAATTCCGGCCAAAACTCAAGCAAGGGATGGTTTGGGCCGGCGGCCGAATGGACGGGCGGCCCGCCGCCGGGCCGCCCATGGAGAATCCGCCGCCATATCGATCGGGGACCGGTCTTGCGGGCTTCAGCCCAAGACACGTTGGAGGACGAACAATAGGATGACTCCCGGGACTCCCAGGAAACCGACGCCCAGGGCGGTTGCCGGGTTCAGGGCCAAGCGGAACCCGAGGTACTGGCCGGCCAGGTTGAGCCCCCAGATGGCGACCCCGCCGATGACCGCGTTGTAGAGGGCGTAGACCAGGAACCGCAGGGGCACCAGGAGCAGCCGGGCCACCAAGTACAGGAGAAGGATCCCGAAAGCATAAGCGATGATGAGGTTGTAGTCCACGTCCCCACCCCCTCCGTTTCAAGTCTATTGGGAGGGGGGACAGCTTATGACCGGACGGGCCGGGGGCCGGAGGCCGGGGGCGCGGTCGGAGCCGCGAACTGCGCCCGGGACCCGGGTCGCGCCCCGGATGTCAGGACTCCAGGGTCAGCCCTTCGAGCTTGGCCCGCTTGATCAGGAACATGTACTTCCGCTCGGTCGCCTCGAGCATGAAGATGGCGTGGTCGATGAGGTCCGGGTCGGTTACCGCCTCGAAATAGGACTTCGCCGCCAGCCAGTCCCGGCGGGCCTGCTCGACCGAGTCGCCGAAGCTCGGCGGACGGCCGACCTGGTTGTCGTGGTCGTCGGGGAAGAGCCGCGAGGTCACCGCGGATAGGATCTGATTGGGGCTCATCCTGGAAAAACGCCTCCTCGTGGAACGTGCCCACCATCATATGCAACGGCCCCGACCGTTGTCCCAAGGTGGGTGTCCCACGAGGAGATTGTGTGCAGAAAGGCGGTTACTTAACACCGTCGGCCGGCCGCCCGGGTCTTGCCGCGGCCCACTGGGCACGCCCGGCGGCATTCTACGTCAGATCATAGCTCGCGCCGGCCCTCCAGGGCTTTGCCCAGGGTGACCTCGTCGGCGTACTCCAGGTCACCGCCGACCGGCAGACCGCGGGCCAGCCGCGTCACCCTGACCTCCAGGGGTTTCATCAACCTGGCCAAGTACATTGCGGTGACCTCGCCCTCGGCGTTGGGGTCGGTGGCGACGATAACCTCTTTGACCCGACCGCCCTCGAGCCGGCGTAGAAGTTCCCTGATCCGTAGGTTCTCCGGGCCGACCCCGTCGAGGGGCGAGATGGCCCCGCCGAGCACGTGATATAGGCCGTTGTACTCCCTCGTCCGTTCGAGGGCCTGGACGTCCCTGGCTTCCTCGACGACGCAAATGATCGTCCGGTCCCGCCCATCACCGGTGCAGATCGGGCACGGGTCGACCTCGCTCAGGTTGCCGCAGACGCGGCAGTTGATCGTCCGCTCCTTGGCCGTCACCATCGCCGCCGCGAGGGCCCCGACATCCTCGACCGGCCGTGAGAGAAGGTAGAAGGCCAGCCGCTGGGCGGTCTTGGGCCCGATGCCGGGGAGCTTCTCCAGTTCGTCGATGAGCCGGGCCAGCGCCGGCGAATAGGACATCGGCCTACCTCACAACATGCCGGGCATCTTGAGCCCGCCGGTCAGCTTGGCCATTTCGGACTTGACCGTCTCGTCGGCCTTGCGAAGGGCTTCGTTGACGGCGGCGAGGATGAGGTCCTGGAGCATCTCGACATCCTCGGGATCGACCACCTCGGGTTTGATAGTCACCTTGGTGACTTCGTGGCGGCCGTTGACCGTGACTTCGACGACTCCGCCGCCGGCGGTCGCCTCGAAGGTTCGACTGGCCAGCTCTTCCTCGGCGCGGGCCATGTCCTGCTGCAGTTTCTGGACTTGCTTCATCATCTTGTTGAGGTTCATGCCCATGGTTTCTTCGCCCCCTAGCCTTGGTCGTCCACTTCCACCACGTCGTCACCGAAGACCTCCCGGGCCGCCTTGACCAGGGGATCCTCGGCCTTGCCGGCCTGGCCGGGTTCGGCCCCGGCCGGGACCTCCGCACCGGCCGCGACCTCGGCCTTGACTTCACCAGATAACCGGCAGGAGACGGCGACCTTCTGACCGAGGAGTTCAGACAGGAGCCCCTCGATCAGCCGGCGGTGCTCGTCCCTGGAGGCCAGGTCACGAAGGGCCGAGTGATTGAAGCCGATGACCAATTGCCTCCCGTCGAAGGCGGCTGGTTCGGCCTCTCTCAGCAAGGCGTGGGTGGACACACTCTTCTTCTTCAGTTGGTCGCTGAACTCAGTCCACTTGGCCTGGACCTGACCGAGCTGGTCGGCCGTGGCGGGGGGCGCCTTGCCGGGCGGAGAGGCGGCCGCCGCATGAGCCGCCGCCCCGGCCGGCGGCGAACCCTTGGCGCCGGGCTCGACCGCTTTCGATGGTCGTTTCGCCCCCGGCTTGGCCCGTGACGCAGATGCCCCCGCGCCCCTAGCCTTGGCCGGGGTTCCTTCACCTGCGGCCCGGGCCTCGTCTCGAGCGTTCTCCACCTCGGAGGTCGCCGCCGGCTCGGGACCTGCGGCTTCAAGAAGGGCCATCTCCAGGATCAACCGTGGCTGCCCGGACCAACGCATTTCGTTGTCGCGGCCGAGGAGGATGCCGAGAATGGCTCTGATTCGTCCGACCGCCAAGGCTTGCGCCGCTTCGGCCAGCTTGGCCGGGTCGGCCGAGAGGGTCAGGCCCGGGGTATCGGGGGACAGCCTGAGGACCAGGAGATCGCGGAACATGGCGACTAGGTCCTTGAGCAGTTGCCTGAGGTCCTCGCCCTGGTCGACCAGGGCGGCGACGGTCTCGAGGCAGCCTCGGAGGTCGCCCGCGGCGACGTAACCGGCTAGAGTCAAGAGGACGTCGTCCTTGACGCTGCCGAGGACCGACCGGACGTCGTCCATGGTCAATGGCCCGGTGGCAAAAGCCAGGCACTGGTCGA from Bacillota bacterium encodes:
- the dnaX gene encoding DNA polymerase III subunit gamma/tau, whose product is MPRLALYREWRPQTFADVVGQEHVVRTLKNALATGNVAHAYLFCGPRGTGKTTIARLLAKAINCRSPRHGEPCNACDSCIAVAHASSIDVIEIDGASYGLVDDIRDLREKIQMAPSGGGRRVYIIDEVHMLGRGAFAALLKTIEEPPPHAVLILATTEPQKVPLTITSRCQRFEFHRLTVGQIDGQLRKVLAAGKVSAEDEVARTIARKAEGSLRDALTLLDQCLAFATGPLTMDDVRSVLGSVKDDVLLTLAGYVAAGDLRGCLETVAALVDQGEDLRQLLKDLVAMFRDLLVLRLSPDTPGLTLSADPAKLAEAAQALAVGRIRAILGILLGRDNEMRWSGQPRLILEMALLEAAGPEPAATSEVENARDEARAAGEGTPAKARGAGASASRAKPGAKRPSKAVEPGAKGSPPAGAAAHAAAASPPGKAPPATADQLGQVQAKWTEFSDQLKKKSVSTHALLREAEPAAFDGRQLVIGFNHSALRDLASRDEHRRLIEGLLSELLGQKVAVSCRLSGEVKAEVAAGAEVPAGAEPGQAGKAEDPLVKAAREVFGDDVVEVDDQG
- a CDS encoding pro-sigmaK processing inhibitor BofA family protein, whose amino-acid sequence is MDYNLIIAYAFGILLLYLVARLLLVPLRFLVYALYNAVIGGVAIWGLNLAGQYLGFRLALNPATALGVGFLGVPGVILLFVLQRVLG
- the recR gene encoding recombination mediator RecR, which produces MSYSPALARLIDELEKLPGIGPKTAQRLAFYLLSRPVEDVGALAAAMVTAKERTINCRVCGNLSEVDPCPICTGDGRDRTIICVVEEARDVQALERTREYNGLYHVLGGAISPLDGVGPENLRIRELLRRLEGGRVKEVIVATDPNAEGEVTAMYLARLMKPLEVRVTRLARGLPVGGDLEYADEVTLGKALEGRREL
- a CDS encoding YaaL family protein; translated protein: MSPNQILSAVTSRLFPDDHDNQVGRPPSFGDSVEQARRDWLAAKSYFEAVTDPDLIDHAIFMLEATERKYMFLIKRAKLEGLTLES
- a CDS encoding YbaB/EbfC family nucleoid-associated protein, encoding MGMNLNKMMKQVQKLQQDMARAEEELASRTFEATAGGGVVEVTVNGRHEVTKVTIKPEVVDPEDVEMLQDLILAAVNEALRKADETVKSEMAKLTGGLKMPGML